In Argiope bruennichi chromosome 4, qqArgBrue1.1, whole genome shotgun sequence, a single window of DNA contains:
- the LOC129966092 gene encoding dnaJ homolog subfamily C member 30, mitochondrial-like, translating to MNRILNKSKFCCPSNSSINNTVKLEIFSVHFTRYKSYYTALGLDSNASQKDIKSAYYKLSLKYHPDKTDGCPEATEKFREITEAYEVLGNPEKKSAYDENIRIRGPFQYDFKKDNFGRRPDQYYRTPPRTGRTRYYNYDEHFKQHYEEYMKQREAENEYFRRRWEADRRARYGDEYRWQNYYRTSQRPPITLTSLLQNRSFIYLLTFWILIFLSGALIEDRDKVERKIIYYNVKDNKKTDDSEDK from the coding sequence ATGAAccgaatattaaataaaagcaaattctgTTGCCCTTCGAATTCTTCAATCAACAATACTGTAAAGCTAGAgattttttcagttcattttacACGATATAAATCTTATTACACTGCTTTAGGATTAGATTCCAATGCTTCacaaaaagatattaaatctgcTTACTATAAACTATCTTTAAAATACCATCCTGATAAAACTGATGGGTGCCCTGAAGCAACTGAAAAATTTAGAGAGATCACAGAAGCTTACGAAGTGCTGGGTAATCCTGAAAAAAAGAGTGCGTATGACGAAAATATCCGCATTAGAGGACCATTTcaatatgatttcaaaaaagataattttggtcGACGACCTGATCAATATTATAGGACACCTCCACGGACAGGTAGAACTAGATATTACAATTATGATGAACATTTTAAGCAACATTATGAGGAATACATGAAACAAAGAGAagctgaaaatgaatatttcagacGAAGATGGGAAGCTGATCGTCGAGCCCGCTATGGCGATGAATATCGTTGGCAAAATTATTATAGAACAAGTCAACGGCCACCCATAACTCTAACTTCATTGTTACAAAATAGGtcttttatctatttattgaCATTTTGGATACTCATATTTCTCTCTGGTGCGCTCATTGAAGACAGAGATAAAGTGgaacgaaaaataatttattataatgtgaAAGATAACAAGAAAACTGATGATTCTGAagacaaatag